A single region of the Bactrocera tryoni isolate S06 unplaced genomic scaffold, CSIRO_BtryS06_freeze2 scaffold_245, whole genome shotgun sequence genome encodes:
- the LOC120780255 gene encoding glutamate receptor ionotropic, kainate 1-like → MFDSVYSVAAGLTELERKDLLSWHNISCKNELPWRDGLSLYNYINSASMNGLTGRVHFAEGRRNLFQIDLLKLKREKIQKVGFWKPEFGVNITDSTAFYDTYSSNTTLIVMTRQEKPYVMVKSGISQTGNDRFEGFCIDLLKAIATQMGFQYKIELVPDNMYGVFNPDTKVWNGIVRELMEKLTRTKI, encoded by the exons ATGTTCGATTCGGTGTACTCCGTCGCAGCTGGTCTTACGGAGCTTGAAAGGAAGGATTTATTGAGTTGGCATAATATTTCTTGCAAAAACGAATTGCCATGGAGAGATGGACTGTCGCTATATAACTATATTAATTCG GCTTCTATGAATGGATTGACAGGCCGTGTACATTTCGCTGAGGGACGtcgaaatttatttcaaatcgatttgcttaaattaaagcgagagaaaattcaaaaagttgGTTTTTGGAAACCTGAATTCGGTGTTAACATTACCGATTCGACCGCTTTCTATGACACTTATTCAAGTAATACAACGTTAATTGTCATGACACGCCAAGAAAAACCTTACGTTATGGTGAAAAGTGGCATAAGTCAAACAGGAAATGATCGCTTTGAAGGATTTTGTATTGATCTCCTAAAAGCCATTGCCACTCAAATGGGATTTCAATATAAGATTGAATTAGTACCTGATAATATGTATGGAGTATTCAACCCTGACACAAAAGTTTGGAACGGAATAGTGCGAGAGTTAATGGAAAAG ctAACGCGAACGAAAATATAG